Proteins encoded together in one Lathyrus oleraceus cultivar Zhongwan6 chromosome 5, CAAS_Psat_ZW6_1.0, whole genome shotgun sequence window:
- the LOC127081461 gene encoding GRF1-interacting factor 3: protein MMNGDLPLTMLSTEQIQKCLEENKELILAIMEAKSQGKYAEIAPYQTKLQDNLTFLARLADFDSQPEPQAQMHSQAQGMQRQSQVAMPQQRPDFSTVNSGFDMNEQQQQKQQHLAVSSQQPDLSASKLAFQLNEQQHYKQPTFLQQRQLFPEGMNGFSGTNNSGMQTRNCNLPDTPSFNQMGSDAGPGWS, encoded by the exons ATGATGAACGGTGATCTTCCTCTCACTATGTTATCAACCGAACAGATTCAAAAG TGCTTGGAGGAGAATAAGGAGTTGATACTGGCAATAATGGAAGCAAAAAGCCAAGGGAAGTACGCCGAGATCGCCCC ATATCAAACCAAGCTTCAGGATAACTTGACTTTTCTTGCCAGACTTGCTGATTTTGATTCCCAGCCTGAGCCTCAGGCACAGATGCATTCTCAG GCGCAAGGCATGCAGCGGCAGTCTCAAGTAGCAATGCCCCAGCAACGACCGGACTTCTCTACTGTAAACTCGGGTTTTGATATGAATGAGCAGCAGCAGCAGAAACAACAACACTTGGCAGTGTCTTCACAACAGCCTGATCTTTCAGCTTCGAAGTTGGCTTTCCAGTTGAATGAGCAGCAGCACTATAAGCAACCAACTTTCCTCCAGCAGCGTCAACTTTTCCCTGAAGGCATGAATGGTTTTTCTGGTACTAACAACAGTGGCATGCAAACAAGAAACTGTAATCTGCCAGATACCCCATCATTCAACCAAATGGGCTCAGATGCAGGTCCTGGTTGGTCTTAG